The DNA sequence ATCGAGTGGCTCGGCGAGCTGGTCCGGCAGGTCGACTCCAGCCTCCTGGACGAGTGGGAAGCGCTGCGGCACCCGTCGGAAGAAGGGCCGGTGTCGCACCGGCCGCCGGAGCTGCCGCCGGCCGTCACGCGCAACGAGCGCGCGTTCCGCGTTCTGGTGCGCAACGAGCTGTTCCGCCGGGTCGAGCTGTTCGCGCGGCGGGCGTGGAACGTGCTCGGCGAGCTGGACGCGGCGTCCGGCTGGGACGCCGAGGCGTGGGAAGACGCGATCGAGGACTACTTCGAGGAGTACGAGACGCTCGGCACCGGCCCGGACGCGCGCGGTCCGGCGCTGCTGATGATCGAGCAGCAGCCGGACGTCTGGAAGGTGCGGCAGATCTTCGACGACCCGGCGGGCGACCACGACTGGGGCATCAGCGCCGAAGTGGACCTGGCGGCGTCGGACGAGGCCGGGTCCGCGGTCATCCGGGTGACCGCGGTCGGCGCGCACTGACTCTTTCCGGGGGTTCCGGGTGGCGGAGCCCCCGGCCCGGGGCGAAGACCCGGATGGCGCCGCCCGTTGCGGATTCCTGACCGCTCAGTCATCGTGATCACATGGTGGCGACAGTGCGGGAGCACCGGATCGGCGACGTGCGCTGGACGATCGTCCGGGGGCCCCGGGAAGCCGCTTTCCGCGAGCTGGGGGCGTACGCCGCCGCCGACATCGGGACCGTCCTGGCGGGGCTGCCGTCGTGGCCGGTCACCGCGCGGGCCCGGCACTCGCCGGTGCGGTTCCGGGCGGTCGAATCGGCGTCGCAGGTCGAGCACCCGGACGCCTACGCCGAGCTGACGGCGCTGGCCGAGGGCGCCGGCGTCCCGTTCGACGACCTGCTGCTGGCCAACCTGCGCGGCGACCTCGGCGCGGGCGACGGCACCGGCTGCACGGACCTCGCGTGGGCCGGCGAGCCGTCGCTGCTCGGCCACAACGAAGACGGCGCCCCGGTGTTCGACGGCATCGGCCGGCTGCTGACGCTGCTGATCGACGGCGAGCCGGGCGTGTGCGTCTGGTGGTACCCGGGCTTCCTGCCGTCGAACACGTTCACGCTGACCACGCACGGGCTGGTGTGGGGGATCGACAGCGTGAGCGTGGCGGCCCCGTCGCCGTGCGCCGGCCGGCACTTCGTGGCGCGCACGGCCCAGCGCGCGACGTCCGTGGCGGAAGCGGTGTCCCTACTGCGTTCCCACGCTTCGGCGGGCGGGTTCGCGTACACGATGGGCGCCCTCGGCGCCCCGGCGGTGACGGTGGTCGAAAAGGCGGGCCACGACACCGCGGTGACCACTGTGGCCAGTGGGCTTTCCTGGCACACCAACCACTTCCGCCAGCTGCCCCCGCACCTGGACGTCGCCGCGGAGGAGAGCCTGGACCGCGCGGAGGTGTGCGCGCACCTGGCGCCCACGTCCCCGGACGCGAAGTGGCTGCTTTCGGCGTTGACGAACGACGTCCACCGCAACGCGACCGGCGGCGACGAGCTGATGACGTTGAGCACCCTGGTGACGGACCTGGGTTCGGGCGAAGTGACCCTGGTGGCCCGCGGCGGGGAGCCGGTGCGGGCGCGGGCGGTGGACCTGGCCGCGGGGAACGTCGACGAGGTGGGCTGAATCGGCCTGCACGAGCTGTCCACATGGGGTCTGGTTGTCCACAGATTTGGGTCGTCACCCTTTCGTGCAGGTCGGGGCCGGTAGGCTGGAATCGGGACGCGCCCCCCAGTGGAGGGCGGGGGTGCGCTCAGCCCGCGTCGGCCGCATCGACGGTGGAGTACGCGCTGCTGGCGGGCACCAACGCCACCGCCATCGAATACGGCCTCTGACGCTCAGCCCGCCGGGGTCAGTCCTGGCGTCGACCCACGGCGAGGGACTCCACCGCCTTGACCAGGTCTTCCGGCAGGTCGACCACAGCGTCCGCTGCTGCCGCGGACAACTCCTCCGCCACCGCCGCGGCGTCCAGCGTGTAGACGACGACGGGGATGGTGTTTCCGGCTGCTCTCGTCTCCCGGATGAAGTCCAACCCGGCCCGGGGGTCTCCGGAGCGGGTGAGGTCGGTGATGACGACGGCGAATTCCAGCTGGGACAGGTAGACGCGCGCGGCTTCCGTCGACGTCGCGACGGTGACCAGCTTGCCGAGGCGTTCGAGGGCGAGCGTTTCGTACACGTTGTTGTCCGGGACGTCGTCCACCCAGAGGATGCGGGCGAGCACGCTGTTCGTGCCGATCGACGTCAGATCGGGCCGGGCGGTTCCCCGCCCCTTGTCCTTGGTGGCCTCCAGCGCCGCTTCTTCGGCCTTCGCCGTGTTCAGGGGCGAAAGACTGAGGTCCATCTCGAAAACTTCCCCCAATGAGAACTTGAGGGTGCTGTGCCCGGAACCGTGCTGCCCGCGCCAGAGGAGGATCAGGACGCCGATCACCAGTACCAAGCCGACAACCAGCAAAATGATGTTCGTATCCACCGCTACCCCCTCTCGAAACGGTCATCGGATCCACCTGCCAGGGCTGCGCCCAGTTCGATCGGCATGCGTCCGATGGGGCTGAGGTCGCGGCCGCCAGGTACCTCGGCCAACGCGTTCAGCAGGGTGTCCTGGCCGAAGGCCCTCGTCGTCAGTGCGGCGATCCCGCAGATGTCCAGATCCGCGACGTCCACCGGAGCCGCTCCGTTCCGCCACAGGTAGGTGTTGGTCCGGGCGAGACTGATCGTCTCTTCGTACGAGCGGCACATGGCGACGACGTGCTGGGCGATGCGGTGGGCATCTCTGCGGCGCCCCCGGAGCAGGTGTTGAGCCACGGACCAGAACCGGTGGATGGGGGTGCCCAGGCTTCCCACGGGCAGTACGCCGGAGCGGTGCGGAGAGGAGTCCAGCATGTTCGACAGCGCCTCGGTGAGAGGATCGAACTCGCGTACGTGCTCTCCGGAGAAACGTGCCCTGCTGGCTACGCCACTCGCGGTCAAGACCAGGTAGGCCTGCTGCTGCTGCTGCTGGTGCAACTGGATGTCGGGCAAGGGGGCCGGAGCCGGTGCGGAAGTGGCACGGTCCGGCGGCAGTCCTGAGGCTTGTCGAACAGCTTGAGCGAGAACGCTGTAGTCCTCGTCGTGCTCCCGTCCGGTGGTGACGACCTCGAGGTACATCCCGAAGGCATGACCCAGCGCGCGGAAGAGTGCTCCCGCGCGCTGGAGGAGCTCACCTGCCCGTACCGGATCCAGGAGCAGCGCCCATTGCCCGGCTTCGCGCAACGCGCTGGCCGTATCGGCGATCAGCGTGAACGTCAGGTCGTCTGCGCCTGGGCGAATTACCGCCTGCTTCACGGTGGAAATGGACTCGAGTTCGAGCGCTGCGGTCGTCGCGTAGGCTTCGTGGAACTGTGCTGTCGCGCGGACCTGTTCCGGGTCGAGCCCGAGGTGTTCGAGGTGTTCGACGGTCACTCAGATCAGCTCCCGGACGTTCGTCAAGATCTCCGGTGGGGTGAACCGCGGGTTGTGCTGGGTCCAGACCTTGACGAATTTCTTCCGATTGCCGCCGCGGAGCTCCCATTTTTCGCAGTGGCTGATCTGGTTGTCGGGAACGATGATCTTGGCCGCGACTTCGCCCTCGGTCTGGTAGGCCGAGTACCGTCGGTAGGCGTTGAGATCGCGCACCTCCTCGGCCACTCCTTCGATGCCGACCGCGGTGCGCGGCGCTAGGATGACCCAACACGTGTAGAGGTACGCGACGTCACGTCGGCCGAACTGGGTACCGAACCACAGTGCCGTCTTCCTGGCGCGGTGCACCAGGTTCGTCGCCGCCAGGACGTCACGCTCCACCGTGCCGGCCGAGAGGGAGATGAACGGGCTGTTCTCGGAGAAAGGAATTCCGGTCGTGGGGTCGTTTTCCTCGAAATGATTGACGTGCCGATCGATGTTCGCCGGCGTGAGCTTGTCCCTGACCTCGACTGGTCTGATCTGGTGGACCTTTCGCCACCAGTTGCAGTGCAGACCGTCTCCGTCTGCGATCAACTGCCGTGCTTCGTCGTCGCCGGGCAGGTGGATGCCCTTGACGCACCACTGAATGATCATTTGCCCTGCTGCCCCTCGGCGAACGTGGCATCGGCGATTTTCGGCCGATTTGTCGAGTCCTAAGTCGCGTCCGGGATCGAAAACGTTTCGCTCACTTTCGCCGGCTCTGAGGACCGGCTATTTCCTGACGCTCAGCCCGCCGGGGTCAGGATCGCCTGGGCGTCCTCGCCCGCGAACCACAGCCCGATGACGAACGCCGCCGTGGCCTCCAAGAGGGCCGCGCGGTCCAGGCCGCCCGCAGGCACCGGCTTCGCGCCGATGTCGTGGACCAGCGTGCTCACCGCTTCGAGCGCCGCCGGGTCGTCGCCGCACAGGGGGACCGACAGCGGGCGGCCACCGAACACCGGGGGTGTCATCCGCCAGACGTCGACGTGCGCGAGGTTGAACGCCTTGACCACGTGGGCGTCCGTGGCGATCCGCGAAGCCACCGGCGCGCCGGTCAGTGCCGGGTCGTTGGTGCAGTCCACCAGGACCTTCCCCGCGAGCGGGCCCGCCGCCGCGACGACCTCGGCGATCGCGGAAACCGGGACGGCCAGGAGCAGGACGTCCGCGAATTCCGCCGTGGAACGCCAAGACCCGTGAGAAGCGCCGAGTCGTGCGGCCAGAGCTGCCGGGTCGGACCGGCCGCTCACCCTCAGCTCGTGCCCCGCTCGCGCCCACTGCGTGCCGAGCGCGTCCGCCATCCCGCCCGTGCCGAAGATCCCGATCCGCATGCGTCCTCCTTGTGCTTGGCTGGTACCAGCACGACGGTAGGAACCCGGGAAGGAACCGAACGGTAACCATGGACTTCCTCGCCGACTGCCGGACGCGGCTCGCGTTCGACCTGGTCGCCAACACCTGGAACCCGGTGGTGCTCTGGGCGCTGCGCCACGGGCCGCGGCGGCACGTCGACCTGCGGCGCGAGATCGGCGGGATCAGCGCCAAGGCGCTCACGGAAACCGTGCGGCGCCTGGAGTCCGACGGTCTCGTCGAGCGTCGCGAAGGCGCGTACGCGCTCACGTCGTTGGGCTCAAGCTTCCTGGAGCCGATCGAGGGCTTCGGGCGCTGGGCCGCTGAGCACGGCGACGCCGTCGTCGCCGCTCAAAGCCGAGCACGACCAGCGTGACCAGGGACAACGCGGGCAACGGGTAGCCGATCAGGAGCCCGGCGGTGACGTCGAAAACCGGTGCGGCGACCCCGGCCACGAACACCCACGTCGGCGCGGTCGGCGGTTTCGCGGCCGGGGACCACGGCGTCTTGCGGCCCGGCTTCGCGACCGAAAGCCACGCCTGGAACGCCAGCGCGCTCGCCATCGACGCCGCCCCCGCGATCTGCGGCCAGGCGACGGTGCCGGTGTCCGCGGATTCGTGCAGCGCGGGGGAGAGCAGGAAGATCCCGGCGTAGAGCTGCACCAGTGTCAGGGCGAACTTCGTGAGCACCCACCAGTGCCGGAAGTAGCCCCACGCGGTCGCGCCGGCGAGCAGGAGGCCGGTGAACGCGGAGGCGTTCGCCATCGGCGCGAGCAGCACGGTGTCGAGCCGCTCGGCCATCGCGGGCGCGCCCGTGGCGGTCAGCACGACCAAGGCGAGGGCCTGGCTCATCCAGGCGACGGACGACACGACGTGCAGCCAGACGACGGCCTGGCGCCAGCGGGGAGAAGTCTTCACGCCGTTCAGGCTCGCCGAACCGACGACCACGGCACATCGGGCGCGACCCGGGTTTCGCCCCGGAGCCCGGGAGGCCGCGCGTACTCCCGGCGGAGTACGAACCCGCGGCGGCCGTACGCCTCAGGTGGTCGTGACCGGGTTTTTCGCGGCCAGGGCCAGGAGGGGGACCGCGGCCGCCGCGTCGGTGATGAGCGTCGAGACCATGCCCGACCGCAGGACCGCGTCCACCGCCGCCGCCTTCGGCTTGCTGTAGCCCAGCGCGATCACCTCCGGCACCGCCGTCAGCTCCTCGTGGCTGATCGCCAGCACGTGGTGCGCCAGCCCGGTCGACAACGCGTTCCCGGCCGCGTCGAACAGCCGCGCGGCCACCTCCGCGGTCGCCCCGCGGGCCGCGATCGCCGCCCGCTCGGCCTCGTCCAGCGCGTCGTACACCGTCGATTCGCCGGGCTGCCACGCGCCGATGCTGACCACCGCCTTGGTCAGGTTCCGGAACTGCCCGAACGTCTCCGCGATCCCCGGCTGCCGCCGCAGCGTCTCGGTCGTGCGGCGGTCGGGCAGCACCAGCGGGCCGAAGATCGGGTAGGGGTCGCCGCCGGACACCGCCGTCACGCGGCTGACCGTCTCCACCGAGCGGCCGCGCATGTCCATCCCCGCCTGCACCCCGCACAGCTGGACGACCGGGCAGCGCGGCAGCGTCCGGATGGCCTCGGTCATCGCGTTGACCGAGCGCGCCCACGACAGCCCGATGACGTCCGACGGGGTCGCGATCTCCTCCAGCAGCCGGGCGGCCAGCGCCCCGATCTTCGCCCGGACGACCTCCTTCGGCTCCCGCTCGGTTGAGCGCTCGAGCACGAGGGCCCGCTGCAGGCCGTACGCCGAGCGCACCTCGTCCGACAGCGCCAGGTCCACCGGTGCCGGCAGGGCGAACTCCACCCGGACCAGCCCGGACTCCATGGCCGTGTCGAGCATCCGCGCGACCTTGAACCGGCTGACCCCGAACTCGTCGGCGATCTCCAGCTTGGAGCGTCCCTGCACGTAGAAGCGCCGGGCGACGGTCGCCAGCAGCATAGCTTCGGTGAGCGACGACTGCTTCCTAGTGGTGCTCATATGAGCACTATAGCCAGAAATATTCCCGAAAGGTTGACGTAACACACATGTCAGACCTGTAATG is a window from the Amycolatopsis sp. cg9 genome containing:
- a CDS encoding C45 family autoproteolytic acyltransferase/hydolase — its product is MVATVREHRIGDVRWTIVRGPREAAFRELGAYAAADIGTVLAGLPSWPVTARARHSPVRFRAVESASQVEHPDAYAELTALAEGAGVPFDDLLLANLRGDLGAGDGTGCTDLAWAGEPSLLGHNEDGAPVFDGIGRLLTLLIDGEPGVCVWWYPGFLPSNTFTLTTHGLVWGIDSVSVAAPSPCAGRHFVARTAQRATSVAEAVSLLRSHASAGGFAYTMGALGAPAVTVVEKAGHDTAVTTVASGLSWHTNHFRQLPPHLDVAAEESLDRAEVCAHLAPTSPDAKWLLSALTNDVHRNATGGDELMTLSTLVTDLGSGEVTLVARGGEPVRARAVDLAAGNVDEVG
- a CDS encoding NADPH-dependent F420 reductase, which translates into the protein MRIGIFGTGGMADALGTQWARAGHELRVSGRSDPAALAARLGASHGSWRSTAEFADVLLLAVPVSAIAEVVAAAGPLAGKVLVDCTNDPALTGAPVASRIATDAHVVKAFNLAHVDVWRMTPPVFGGRPLSVPLCGDDPAALEAVSTLVHDIGAKPVPAGGLDRAALLEATAAFVIGLWFAGEDAQAILTPAG
- a CDS encoding winged helix-turn-helix transcriptional regulator; its protein translation is MDFLADCRTRLAFDLVANTWNPVVLWALRHGPRRHVDLRREIGGISAKALTETVRRLESDGLVERREGAYALTSLGSSFLEPIEGFGRWAAEHGDAVVAAQSRARPA
- a CDS encoding sugar-binding transcriptional regulator, whose translation is MSTTRKQSSLTEAMLLATVARRFYVQGRSKLEIADEFGVSRFKVARMLDTAMESGLVRVEFALPAPVDLALSDEVRSAYGLQRALVLERSTEREPKEVVRAKIGALAARLLEEIATPSDVIGLSWARSVNAMTEAIRTLPRCPVVQLCGVQAGMDMRGRSVETVSRVTAVSGGDPYPIFGPLVLPDRRTTETLRRQPGIAETFGQFRNLTKAVVSIGAWQPGESTVYDALDEAERAAIAARGATAEVAARLFDAAGNALSTGLAHHVLAISHEELTAVPEVIALGYSKPKAAAVDAVLRSGMVSTLITDAAAAVPLLALAAKNPVTTT